One genomic window of Rutidosis leptorrhynchoides isolate AG116_Rl617_1_P2 unplaced genomic scaffold, CSIRO_AGI_Rlap_v1 contig86, whole genome shotgun sequence includes the following:
- the LOC139885187 gene encoding F-box/kelch-repeat protein At3g06240-like, producing MPLAFSFSWFWCKVKRCLRESKDDLFKDDLLKDDLLKDIPDDVLLHILIRLPVESIGRCMCVRKHWRSLLKSPSFASLYHNSTNNGRNRYLSLWKNECQLQFHHDNQNYDNYKLFTFPFAKVYNFPYSNCMEICNGLICFARDSLLTPPFVLWNPVIQKVLVLPPTNGMWYPNGMPYHLPLRFQHLGFAFDSLTNDYKIVTIRYYGKGIQSHLEIFSLNNDSWKYGPCQIDPNYSFDEKPPSTFNGGLHWLANHDIGDTCVIFGFNVNTESFRHIQVPDILNAGSIRRRRVERRVKLVVYKDSSLGMLCEDGFEHNVSLQLWVMKDYGVIDSWTNIWKFQLFNWSSFSYAHMDEDIEMNFEVYGRSKKMYGEMCTYENAHLIYDLRGEEDLKIANIKRLVASHILRPIQESLVLLDNVYAENVKCRY from the coding sequence ATGCCGCTGGCATTTTCCTTCAGTTGGTTTTGGTGTAAGGTTAAAAGATGCTTAAGAGAATCAAAAGATGATTTATTTAAGGATGATTTATTAAAGGACGATTTACTAAAAGATATTCCCGATGACGTTTTACTCCATATATTGATCAGACTACCCGTGGAATCTATTGGCCGATGCATGTGTGTTAGAAAGCACTGGCGTTCTCTTCTAAAAAGTCCATCGTTCGCTTCCTTGTACCACAATAGCACCAATAACGGAAGGAATCGGTACTTGTCTCTCTGGAAGAACGAATGCCAGTTGCAATTTCATCACGATAATCAAAATTACGACAACTACAAGCTGTTCACATTCCCCTTTGCCAAAGTCTACAACTTCCCGTATTCAAATTGTATGGAGATTTGCAATGGGTTGATATGCTTCGCCAGAGATTCGTTACTAACCCCTCCATTTGTCTTGTGGAACCCAGTCATTCAAAAGGTACTTGTCCTCCCTCCAACTAATGGCATGTGGTACCCCAATGGCATGCCGTACCACCTTCCATTGCGCTTTCAGCATCTTGGATTTGCATTCGACTCCCTAACTAACGACTACAAGATTGTCACGATTCGTTATTACGGAAAAGGTATACAGTCTCATCTCGAAATCTTCTCCCTCAATAATGACTCTTGGAAATATGGTCCATGTCAAATTGATCCCAACTACTCTTTTGATGAAAAACCACCATCTACCTTTAATGGGGGACTACACTGGTTAGCTAATCATGATATAGGGGATACCTGTGTGATTTTTGGATTTAATGTGAACACAGAGAGCTTTCGACATATTCAAGTTCCGGATATATTGAATGCTGGTAGTATTAGAAGGCGAAGAGTCGAACGACGAGTGAAATTGGTGGTATATAAGGATTCTTCACTTGGCATGCTGTGTGAAGATGGGTTCGAGCATAATGTTAGTTTACAATTGTGGGTGATGAAAGATTATGGCGTCATAGATTCGTGGACCAACATTTGGAAGTTCCAACTATTTAATTGGTCTAGTTTTTCGTATGCTCACATGGACGAGGACATAGAGATGAACTTTGAGGTATATGGAAGAAGTAAGAAGATGTATGGAGAAATGTGTACATATGAGAATGCACATTTGATTTATGATCTAAGGGGTGAGGAAGACTTGAAGATCGCCAACATAAAAAGGTTAGTTGCTAGTCATATTCTTAGACCTATCCAAGAGAGCTTGGTTTTACTAGACAATGTCTATGCAGAGAATGTCAAGTGTCGATATTGA